Proteins found in one candidate division TA06 bacterium genomic segment:
- a CDS encoding TolC family protein: MKKTFFLVMVMVLSLTAAMAEEYSLQQAVDIALKNNPSIQVSREKITAAQGQMESVRGNLVPQISASGSLVRLNSLIDMKMGQTYYLPVLDGTHVPTGDVVPMSSASITSDKIGNTYSGKLTASWPIYTGGRIWQGFQITRLNLKAAAESYDSAKAAVIFTAKQAYYDLLLAQSALAVTKEAVSSIEKHVERVRALYQNGMVSRYDLLRAEVQLSNLQPQLIRMQNAVDLSRQAFNMALNRKLEAPVTLSDSMEYFTVEIDSASLTAKALDLRPEFRSLVLRQKMVEKAKLISYSSYQPTVALFSDYSYSKGSGFSSSDEWNKNWDLGISASWSLFDGGSGLGKIKEARANSRQLSLVKQQVEDWIRLEVSAGYLTLKASEKTIFSQQLSVGQAEEALKIAKARYESGQATNLDVLDAQLALTQAQTNRIQAVHDYLVSLARLEKAVGAALR; the protein is encoded by the coding sequence ATGAAAAAAACGTTTTTCCTTGTAATGGTGATGGTATTATCCTTAACGGCTGCCATGGCCGAGGAATATTCGCTACAGCAGGCGGTGGATATTGCACTGAAGAACAATCCTTCCATTCAGGTCTCACGGGAAAAGATCACCGCCGCCCAGGGACAGATGGAGTCGGTGCGAGGCAATCTGGTTCCCCAGATCTCGGCCTCGGGCAGCCTGGTGCGCCTCAACAGCCTGATCGACATGAAAATGGGGCAGACCTATTATCTCCCGGTGCTGGACGGCACCCACGTCCCCACCGGCGACGTAGTGCCGATGTCCAGCGCTTCTATCACTTCCGACAAGATCGGAAACACTTATTCCGGCAAACTCACTGCCAGCTGGCCGATCTATACCGGGGGCAGGATCTGGCAGGGTTTTCAGATCACCCGGCTTAACCTGAAAGCGGCCGCCGAGTCTTACGACAGCGCCAAAGCTGCTGTGATTTTCACCGCCAAACAGGCCTACTACGATCTGCTGCTGGCCCAAAGCGCCCTGGCTGTAACAAAGGAAGCTGTCTCCTCCATAGAAAAACATGTGGAGCGGGTCAGGGCTCTTTACCAGAACGGCATGGTTTCCCGCTATGACCTGCTGAGGGCCGAGGTACAGCTTTCCAATCTCCAGCCCCAGCTGATCCGGATGCAGAACGCGGTGGATCTGTCACGTCAGGCCTTTAATATGGCCTTGAACCGCAAACTGGAAGCCCCGGTGACATTATCCGACTCCATGGAATATTTTACGGTGGAGATCGACAGTGCCTCATTAACGGCCAAAGCCCTTGACTTACGGCCGGAATTCAGGTCTCTAGTACTGCGGCAAAAAATGGTAGAGAAGGCTAAATTAATATCATACTCCAGCTATCAGCCCACCGTGGCCCTGTTCTCCGATTATTCCTACAGCAAGGGTTCAGGGTTCTCCAGCAGTGACGAGTGGAACAAGAACTGGGACCTGGGGATCTCCGCCAGCTGGTCCCTGTTCGACGGCGGTTCCGGATTGGGAAAGATCAAGGAAGCCCGGGCTAATTCCCGGCAGCTGAGCTTGGTAAAACAGCAGGTTGAAGACTGGATCCGGCTGGAGGTCTCGGCCGGATACCTGACGCTGAAGGCCAGCGAAAAGACAATATTCTCCCAGCAGCTTTCGGTGGGCCAGGCCGAAGAGGCCCTGAAGATCGCCAAGGCCCGCTACGAGAGCGGCCAGGCCACCAACCTTGACGTGCTGGACGCCCAGCTGGCCCTGACCCAGGCCCAGACCAACCGGATCCAGGCGGTGCATGATTATCTGGTTTCCCTGGCCAGGCTGGAGAAAGCGGTGGGGGCGGCGCTTAGGTAA
- a CDS encoding efflux RND transporter permease subunit → MILSEFGIKRPVTVFMIFIGITIIGLVAMVNLNIDLLPDMSFPIVAVMTDYPGVGPAEVEAMVSRRIESAVSMVRDVKNVRSTSKEGSSMVIVEFDWGTDIDAAAIDVREKIDLVKSYLPAEVQNPIIVKFDPSLMPVMVIGVSSPRGVSELRQYADDNLKDRLARIPGVASVTVQGGQDRQIHVNIDRTRMEALGLSFDQVGMALMASNLNLPGGHLKSGQLDFLIRIPGEFKTVEQISATVIGNKGGTPVYLRDIAKVEDSFNELDSETKLNGQRSVAMVVQKQSGSNTVAVSNKIQAKLKELQKQVPSDIALSTAFDSAEFIRGSIKSLETEAITGSLLAVLIIILFLRNFSSTLIISLSIPFSIIVTFILLYFRNMTLNIMTLGGLALGVGRLVDDSIVVLENIYRHRESGQSPEEAALKGSDQVAMAVLAATITTIVVFLPIAFVSGIAGVLFRPMAYTVSFSLIGSYFVSMMLLPLLTSRFLKIESHQVDGSGSSWWKNLLDKIGQWLKGLDDVYQNILTWALSRKKAVMAITLGVVIVSGALFGLSDSEFMPTSDEGEFTVSITMPVGTSFKQTGSVMQRIEDIIKADIPEANTIYTQFGEGEGMRKAMANSGPNIGAIRVKLGPRSQRSRGIDEIMDKLRAKVAAIPDAKAVFASGSLISQIMSMGSGGAIQVDIQGYDLEASKKLAEQVKGIMASVPGTKDVTVSRSEGMPELQIIVDRDKAGALGLSVYQVASAVETAFKGKTVTRFRDSKFGKEYDVVVRFQEKDRSQMPDIKNLKVMSAMGQLVPVSNIARVEKAFGPVDISRKNQQRIVSVTANAKGRAIGAINGDLAKEIAKISIPEGFTIEVGGSAKDMADSFKSLFYAMLLAIMLVYMVLAAQFESLLDPFVILFSVPLGIVGVIWGLFLTGINFSVIVFIGIIMLVGIVVSNAILLVDYANVLRREGLALYQAVIKAGHTRLRPILMTTLTTIVGMVPMALGIGESSETYAPLAISVISGLIASTVLTLVFVPTLYVLFEERLKKHRDK, encoded by the coding sequence ATGATTCTATCCGAATTTGGGATCAAGCGGCCGGTCACAGTCTTCATGATCTTCATCGGCATCACCATCATCGGGCTGGTGGCCATGGTAAACTTGAACATAGACCTGCTGCCCGATATGTCATTTCCCATCGTGGCGGTGATGACCGATTACCCCGGGGTAGGCCCGGCCGAGGTGGAGGCCATGGTCAGCCGCCGCATCGAGAGCGCGGTCAGCATGGTGCGGGACGTCAAGAACGTGCGGTCCACATCCAAGGAAGGCTCCTCGATGGTCATCGTGGAGTTTGACTGGGGCACCGACATCGACGCCGCCGCCATTGACGTCCGGGAAAAGATCGACCTGGTAAAGTCGTATCTGCCGGCCGAGGTCCAAAACCCGATCATCGTCAAGTTCGATCCGTCGCTGATGCCGGTGATGGTGATAGGCGTCTCCAGCCCCCGGGGAGTTTCCGAGCTGCGGCAATACGCCGACGATAACCTCAAGGACCGTCTGGCCCGCATTCCCGGGGTGGCCTCGGTGACGGTGCAGGGGGGGCAGGACCGGCAGATCCACGTCAACATAGACCGCACCCGGATGGAGGCTCTGGGGCTTTCCTTTGACCAGGTGGGGATGGCGCTGATGGCCTCCAATCTCAATCTTCCCGGCGGCCACCTCAAGAGCGGCCAGCTGGATTTTCTGATCAGGATCCCGGGCGAATTCAAGACTGTGGAACAGATATCGGCCACGGTGATCGGCAACAAGGGCGGAACCCCGGTCTATCTGCGGGACATAGCCAAGGTTGAGGACAGCTTCAATGAACTGGACTCGGAAACCAAGCTCAACGGGCAGCGCTCAGTGGCCATGGTCGTTCAAAAACAGTCCGGTTCCAATACCGTGGCGGTCAGCAACAAAATACAGGCCAAGCTTAAGGAATTGCAGAAACAGGTGCCTTCCGACATAGCGCTTTCGACCGCCTTCGATTCCGCCGAATTCATCCGGGGCTCCATTAAAAGCCTGGAAACCGAGGCCATTACCGGGTCTCTGCTGGCGGTGCTGATCATAATCCTGTTCCTGCGCAACTTCTCCAGCACGTTGATCATCTCCCTTTCCATACCGTTCTCCATCATCGTTACCTTCATCCTGCTTTACTTCCGCAACATGACCCTCAACATCATGACCCTGGGCGGACTGGCCCTGGGGGTGGGGCGGCTGGTGGACGATTCCATCGTGGTGCTGGAGAACATTTACCGGCACCGGGAGTCCGGACAGAGTCCCGAGGAAGCTGCCCTGAAAGGATCCGACCAGGTGGCCATGGCGGTGCTGGCCGCCACCATCACCACCATCGTGGTCTTTCTGCCAATCGCCTTCGTCTCCGGGATAGCCGGGGTGCTGTTCCGGCCCATGGCCTATACCGTTTCCTTCTCCCTGATCGGATCCTATTTCGTCTCCATGATGCTTTTGCCCCTGTTGACCAGCCGGTTCCTGAAAATTGAAAGCCATCAGGTAGACGGAAGCGGATCCTCCTGGTGGAAAAACCTGCTGGACAAGATAGGACAGTGGCTTAAAGGCCTGGATGACGTCTATCAAAATATCTTAACCTGGGCCTTGTCCCGGAAAAAAGCGGTGATGGCGATCACACTGGGAGTGGTGATAGTCAGCGGAGCATTGTTCGGGCTGAGCGACTCCGAGTTCATGCCCACCAGCGACGAGGGGGAGTTCACCGTCAGCATCACCATGCCGGTGGGAACCTCTTTCAAACAGACTGGTTCTGTCATGCAGCGGATAGAGGATATCATCAAGGCGGACATCCCCGAGGCCAATACCATCTACACCCAATTCGGCGAAGGCGAGGGGATGCGCAAGGCCATGGCCAATTCCGGGCCCAATATCGGCGCTATCAGGGTCAAGCTCGGGCCCCGCTCCCAGCGGAGCCGGGGAATAGACGAGATCATGGACAAACTGAGGGCCAAGGTGGCCGCCATTCCGGATGCCAAGGCGGTTTTCGCCTCCGGCAGTCTGATCTCCCAGATCATGAGCATGGGTTCCGGAGGAGCGATCCAGGTGGACATCCAGGGATACGACCTGGAGGCCTCCAAAAAACTGGCTGAGCAGGTCAAGGGGATAATGGCCTCGGTGCCGGGCACCAAGGATGTCACGGTCAGCCGCAGCGAAGGCATGCCGGAACTGCAGATAATCGTGGACCGTGACAAGGCCGGGGCCCTGGGACTCAGCGTCTATCAGGTGGCCTCGGCGGTGGAGACGGCCTTCAAGGGGAAGACCGTGACCCGGTTCCGCGACAGCAAATTCGGCAAGGAATACGACGTGGTGGTGCGTTTCCAGGAGAAGGACCGTTCCCAGATGCCGGACATCAAGAACCTGAAGGTAATGAGCGCCATGGGGCAGTTGGTGCCGGTCTCCAATATCGCCCGGGTGGAAAAGGCCTTCGGCCCGGTGGACATCAGCCGCAAGAACCAGCAGCGGATCGTTTCGGTCACCGCCAACGCCAAGGGGCGGGCCATCGGGGCCATCAACGGTGACCTGGCCAAAGAAATTGCCAAGATCAGCATTCCCGAGGGCTTCACCATCGAAGTGGGCGGATCGGCCAAGGACATGGCCGACAGCTTCAAGAGCCTGTTCTACGCCATGCTGCTGGCCATCATGCTGGTCTACATGGTGCTGGCCGCGCAGTTCGAGTCCCTGCTGGACCCGTTCGTCATCCTTTTCTCGGTGCCGCTGGGGATAGTGGGAGTGATCTGGGGCCTGTTCCTGACCGGGATCAACTTCTCGGTGATCGTTTTCATCGGCATCATCATGCTGGTGGGGATCGTGGTCTCCAACGCCATCCTGCTGGTTGACTATGCAAATGTCCTGCGAAGAGAGGGCCTGGCTCTTTACCAGGCGGTGATCAAGGCCGGGCATACCAGGCTGCGTCCGATATTGATGACTACCCTGACCACCATCGTGGGCATGGTCCCGATGGCGCTGGGAATAGGCGAAAGCTCTGAAACATACGCTCCGTTGGCCATCTCGGTGATCAGCGGTCTGATAGCGTCCACGGTGCTGACGCTGGTTTTTGTTCCTACTTTGTATGTGTTATTTGAGGAAAGATTGAAAAAGCACCGGGACAAATAG
- a CDS encoding efflux RND transporter periplasmic adaptor subunit: MKGKNILIVILAAIVALIGFRLVKVALSKKGAKESATKFPVEVLTIAPSDYDETLNLSGTMMAENQTEVPAKVPGKIIKYLLEEGDWVEKGQNVVSIDRDEIGVEFKEAVLDAPISGWLTKRYFDTGAHVAPGMPLFQIADYHQVKLVVQVPEAEISRVNRGATARVSIDAWPDQTFIGRISRLSPTVDNLSRTTKAEIAINNAGLKIRPGMYARASINIKRHLKGIVIPSTAIIERDAGAQVFVAENGQAVVRQIAVDLDMGETSAIRSGLSFGDKLIVAGQHSVAQGSAVEIVGGK, from the coding sequence ATGAAGGGCAAGAACATCCTGATCGTAATTCTGGCCGCCATAGTTGCATTGATCGGCTTCCGGCTGGTAAAAGTGGCCTTAAGCAAAAAAGGCGCCAAGGAGTCGGCCACAAAATTCCCGGTTGAGGTGCTGACCATCGCGCCTTCCGACTACGATGAAACCCTCAATCTCTCTGGCACCATGATGGCCGAGAACCAGACCGAAGTCCCGGCCAAGGTCCCCGGCAAGATCATCAAATATCTGCTGGAGGAAGGGGACTGGGTGGAAAAGGGCCAGAACGTGGTAAGCATCGACCGGGACGAGATCGGGGTAGAATTCAAGGAAGCAGTTTTGGATGCCCCCATTTCGGGCTGGCTGACCAAGAGGTATTTTGACACCGGCGCCCATGTGGCACCGGGCATGCCGCTATTCCAGATAGCCGACTATCACCAGGTAAAACTGGTGGTCCAGGTGCCCGAGGCCGAGATATCAAGGGTCAACCGGGGGGCTACGGCCCGGGTCTCCATAGATGCCTGGCCGGACCAGACCTTCATCGGCCGGATATCCCGGCTGTCGCCCACAGTGGACAACCTGAGCCGTACCACCAAGGCCGAGATCGCCATTAACAATGCCGGGCTCAAGATCCGCCCCGGGATGTATGCCCGGGCCAGCATCAACATCAAGCGTCATTTGAAGGGCATAGTCATTCCCAGCACTGCCATCATTGAACGCGATGCCGGGGCCCAGGTGTTTGTGGCGGAGAACGGGCAGGCCGTGGTCCGCCAGATAGCGGTCGATCTGGACATGGGCGAGACCAGCGCCATCAGGTCGGGCCTGTCCTTCGGCGACAAACTGATAGTGGCCGGCCAGCATTCCGTCGCCCAGGGTTCGGCGGTGGAGATAGTAGGAGGCAAATAA
- a CDS encoding chemotaxis protein CheW produces the protein MTEKNASEEKVIFNLGSEKFALGTEQVKSIEEMQDIIPVPLAPPYVTGLINLRGAIVAVVDLRQRLGLANIENGRDMVILIVEHNGEDVGLVVDRVQSVETSEMKAQPVPEAVTRTRSGRFYQSVLGAKDEKVIILNLDKILALEEK, from the coding sequence ATGACTGAAAAAAATGCATCGGAAGAAAAGGTCATATTTAACCTGGGAAGTGAAAAGTTTGCACTTGGCACCGAACAGGTAAAGTCCATTGAGGAGATGCAGGACATCATTCCTGTGCCCCTAGCTCCACCCTATGTAACCGGCCTGATCAACCTGCGCGGGGCCATAGTGGCTGTGGTGGATCTTCGCCAAAGGCTGGGCCTGGCCAACATTGAGAACGGCCGGGACATGGTGATACTGATAGTAGAGCATAACGGTGAGGACGTGGGGCTGGTAGTGGACCGGGTGCAGAGCGTGGAAACCTCTGAAATGAAGGCCCAGCCTGTGCCGGAGGCCGTTACCAGGACCAGATCAGGCAGGTTCTACCAGTCTGTCCTGGGAGCCAAAGACGAGAAAGTAATAATTTTAAATTTAGATAAAATTTTAGCATTGGAGGAGAAATAA
- a CDS encoding response regulator has protein sequence MGHRVLVVDDAIFMRTMISDILKKGDFEVCGEGATGAEAVEQYKKLKPDLVIMDIIMPDMGGIEAVKAIMQLDPNARVLMCSAMGQQALVVEAIQAGARDFVVKPFQPSRVLEAARRVLQIS, from the coding sequence ATGGGGCACAGGGTTTTAGTGGTTGATGACGCCATCTTCATGCGCACCATGATCTCGGACATCCTCAAGAAAGGGGACTTTGAGGTCTGCGGTGAGGGAGCGACCGGGGCCGAGGCGGTTGAACAGTACAAGAAACTCAAGCCCGACCTGGTGATCATGGATATCATCATGCCCGACATGGGCGGCATCGAAGCGGTCAAGGCCATCATGCAGTTGGATCCCAACGCCAGGGTTTTGATGTGCAGCGCCATGGGCCAGCAGGCCCTGGTGGTGGAAGCCATCCAGGCCGGGGCCCGGGATTTTGTGGTCAAGCCGTTCCAGCCCAGCCGGGTGCTGGAAGCCGCCCGCCGGGTGCTGCAGATCAGCTGA
- a CDS encoding TetR/AcrR family transcriptional regulator, with product MESIPRKERERLVKRQEILKAARQVFAQKGLHAATLDEIAEKAEFAKGTLYGYFQNKDDLFATMLEEEIINFEKSLEQVSQEDLPAPAKVEKVIKTMLLIFEQNVDFLQLLSKERPGMNSLPTAENMMVHFRNLTTIVASMIKQGIKEGVFSAKDPVRTSAALFNLTHGSAMGSLLNKKKINDPEEVKFITGIFFNGIKSQ from the coding sequence ATGGAAAGCATACCGCGCAAGGAACGGGAACGGCTGGTTAAACGCCAGGAGATACTAAAGGCCGCCCGCCAGGTCTTCGCCCAGAAAGGCTTGCACGCAGCCACCCTGGATGAGATCGCCGAGAAGGCCGAGTTTGCCAAAGGCACTCTTTACGGCTATTTCCAGAACAAGGACGACCTTTTTGCCACCATGCTGGAAGAAGAGATCATAAATTTTGAAAAGAGCCTGGAACAGGTATCTCAGGAGGACCTTCCAGCCCCAGCCAAAGTGGAGAAGGTTATCAAGACCATGCTTTTGATCTTTGAACAGAACGTCGATTTCCTGCAGCTGTTAAGCAAAGAACGCCCGGGGATGAATTCATTACCGACGGCCGAGAACATGATGGTCCATTTCAGGAACCTGACCACCATAGTGGCCAGCATGATCAAACAGGGCATCAAAGAGGGAGTATTTTCCGCAAAGGACCCGGTCCGCACCTCTGCGGCCCTGTTCAATCTGACCCACGGCTCGGCCATGGGATCGCTACTGAACAAGAAAAAGATCAACGACCCAGAAGAAGTCAAGTTCATAACCGGGATTTTCTTCAACGGGATAAAGTCACAATAG
- a CDS encoding MCE family protein yields MPINKLSHEFKVGLLITVGLAVALVAVLSVGERQGLLKQRYYLNARFDDVSGLQEGAPVRVSGFQVGVVKSIALVEIGGRQKVEARLRIEKQAQPRIRQGSMARISSMGLLGDKLVEIVPASMDRPMMENGGELSTIAVMAPEEIMGKVAEISDTLNSTAISLNVIMKKIEKGTGTLGKMIDDPRLYTNLDSALVSLNHLIILVKNNKGTVGKLMNDPSLYNNLNQTMSNINTISDSLKRGQGTLGRMIREPELFNTLDSTSRRLNLILNRMEKGEGNLGKLSKDEDLYKNLKESSEELNKLIKDIKKDPKKYLGISVF; encoded by the coding sequence ATGCCAATCAATAAACTGTCCCACGAATTCAAGGTCGGCCTGCTGATAACCGTGGGCCTGGCGGTGGCCCTGGTGGCCGTGCTTTCGGTGGGAGAACGCCAAGGGCTGTTGAAACAGCGTTATTATCTGAACGCCAGGTTCGACGACGTCAGCGGTCTGCAGGAAGGCGCCCCGGTGAGGGTCTCCGGGTTCCAAGTGGGAGTGGTCAAAAGCATTGCCCTGGTGGAGATAGGCGGTCGCCAAAAGGTGGAGGCCCGCTTAAGGATTGAAAAGCAGGCCCAGCCCAGGATCCGGCAGGGTTCCATGGCCAGGATCAGCAGCATGGGGCTGCTGGGCGACAAATTGGTGGAGATAGTGCCGGCTTCGATGGACCGTCCGATGATGGAAAACGGAGGGGAACTGTCTACCATAGCGGTGATGGCCCCCGAGGAGATAATGGGCAAAGTGGCCGAGATCTCGGATACCCTTAATTCCACGGCCATCTCGCTCAATGTGATCATGAAGAAGATAGAAAAGGGCACCGGCACCCTGGGCAAGATGATAGATGATCCAAGGCTTTACACAAATTTGGATTCTGCTTTGGTAAGCCTGAACCACTTGATAATACTGGTAAAGAATAACAAGGGGACTGTGGGCAAACTGATGAACGACCCTTCCCTGTACAACAACCTCAATCAGACCATGTCCAACATCAACACCATCTCCGACAGCCTGAAGCGGGGCCAGGGAACTTTGGGCCGGATGATCAGGGAACCGGAGCTATTCAATACCCTGGACTCCACCTCCCGGCGGTTGAACCTCATTCTGAACCGGATGGAAAAAGGCGAGGGTAACCTTGGCAAGCTGTCAAAGGATGAAGATCTGTATAAAAACCTTAAGGAATCGTCGGAAGAACTGAACAAGCTTATCAAGGATATAAAAAAGGATCCCAAAAAATATTTAGGTATCAGCGTGTTTTAG